Sequence from the Streptomyces sp. NBC_00440 genome:
AGCGCGCAGATCGACACCAGCTGGAAGTGGGGCCCGACGATGACGCAGACCTCGACCGATCTCACCGACGGCCTCGGGCGCACGGGCAAGGGCAGCACCACCCTGCCGGAGATGCTCGCCGCCGCTCGGAAGAAGACGGTCGGCGAGATGAAGAGCCAGGGCATCAATGTCACCAACGACTGACCGGAGCAGCACACCGTGACCAGCTACGCGCCTCAGGCGAAGGCGGCCGGCGGCCCGGGCAGCCCCATCTCGTGGCACACCCGGCAACGCTCGCGTACAGCACTGCTGTTCCTCGCGCCCTTCGCCACCCTGTTCCTGTGTATGTATCTCGCGCCCATCGCGTACACGCTGTACCAGAGCCTGTTCCGTCAGAAGCGCGACGGGCTCGGACTCTCCGAACCCACCACGACCTTCGCGGGCCTCGCCAACTACGCCCAGGCGATGGGCGATGCGGGCTTCCGCGACTCCCTGCTGCGGGTCCTGCTCATCGGCGCCGTGCAGGTGCCCCTCATGCTCGGCACGGCGCTCGCGCTCGCGCTGCTCCTGGACGCCAGGCGGACGCTGTTCAAGCGGTTCTTCCGGCTTGCGTTCTTCCTGCCGTACGCACTGCCCGGTGTCATCGGCGCGCTCATGTGGTCCTACCTGGTGGCGCCCGAACTGAGCCCGATCAGCGCGATCGCGAGCCACTTCGGCCTGCACCTGGATCTGACCACGGACGGCATGCTCGCCCCCGTCGTCGGCAATATGCTCACGTGGGGATGGACCGGCTACAACATGCTGATCATCTACGCGGCGCTGCAGGCGATCCCGGCGGAGCTGAACGAGGCGGCCAGGATGGACGGCTGCTCCGCGTTCGGCATCGCCTGGCGCATCAAGATCCCGATGGTGCGGCCCGCGCTGGTTCTGACCACAGTGTTCTCCATCATCGGCACCGCGCAGCTGTACAACGAGCCGTCGATCCTGCGCAGCGTCGCGCCGAACCTGAGTAGCGACTACACCCCGATCTTCGCCGCGTACAGCTCGGTCAACTCGGGCAACTTCCCCTACGCCGCCACCCAGTCGGTGATTCTCGCGCTGCTCACCCTGGTGCTCTCGTTCGGCTTCCTCAAGTTCGTCCAGCGCAAGGGAGCGGATCTGTGAGCATCGCCGGGACACTCAGGAGGCAGGAGCACAAGGACGCCGCCGCGCTGCCCCGCAGCACGCGGACGGCGAAGCCGGTGCGTGCGAAGTCGCGGTGGCTGGTACTCGCCGTGATGAGCGTGGCCGCCGTCTACTTCCTGCTGCCGGTGTGGTGGCTGCTCGTCTCCGCGACCAAGACGAACTCTGCCCTCACCACCACCAACGGCTTCTGGTTCGGCGACTTCGCGCTCGCCGACAACATCCGCGCGCTGTTCGGCCAGGAAGGAGGGATCTACGCACGCTGGCTGCTCAACACCGCCGTCTACGCGGTCGGCGGTGCGGCGGTGAGCACCCTGATCTCCTCGCTGGCCGGTTACGCCCTCGCCAAGTACGCCTTCCGCGGGCGGGAGTTCTCCTTCAACGTGGTGCTCGCTGCCGTGCTCGTACCGCAGCCGTTGCTCGCCATCCCCCTGTACCTGATGTTTTCGCAGGTCCACCTGGTCAACACCTACTGGGCGGTGCTGCTGCCGAGCATGGTGAGCCCGTTCGGGGTCTACCTTGCCAGGATCTACGCGGCCGCCTCCGTGCCCGACGAGGTGATCGAGGCCGGACGCGTCGACGGCGCGGGGGAGTTCCGCATCTTCGCGACGATCGGCATGCGGATCATGACGCCCGCGCTGGTGACGATCTTCCTGTTCCAGTTCGTGGCCATCTGGACCAACTACCTGCTGCCCGTGCTGATGCTGGCGGATGACAAGCTGCAGCCGGTCACCGTCGGCATCGTGGGCTGGCAGTCGCAGCAGGGCATCGGCACATCGGTGCCGTACAACATCATCATCACGGCCGCGCTGGTCTCGGTGATTCCGCTGGTCCTGCTGTTCCTCACGCTGCAGCGCTTCTGGCGCTCGGGCCTGACGACGGGGAGCGTGAAGTGACGCCCCGCGCCCGTCGGGCGCGCTACCACCTGCGCTTCCAGCTGCGGCCCGGCGACGACCTCGGCGAGCGCGCGGCGAGGCTGGCCAAGATGTGCCACGACAACGAGGTCGCGGAAGTCGTCCTGCTGATCGGCGCCGAGGAGCTGTACACCGGCCATCTGGCCGGAGCGGAGGAGGACAGCTGGTTCGAGGCGGCGGGGCAGGCGAGCGACGTGCTGACCGCCGCGGGCGTGGACGTCAGCCTCAACCCCTGGGTGACCGTCGGTCACGCGGACCGCGGCCGCACGGACCGCCTCGGCTTCACCCCCATGGTCTCGCCGACCGGGAAGCCCGCAGCCGCCCAGGCATCGTTCGCCTGCCCGACGTGGCGCAAGTGGCTGTACGCGCACTACGGACGCTTCGCGCAACTCGGCTTCCGCGTGCTGTGGGTGGAGGACGACTTCCGCTATCACAATCACGCCCCGCTCGACTGGGGCGGCGGCTTCGAACCGCTCATGATGGAGCGGCTGTCCCGGCTCGTGGGGGAGGAGGTCACCCGGGAACAGGTGGTCGCTGCCGTCACGAGACCCGGAGCGCCGCACCCTTGGCGGGCGTTGTTGCAGCAGGTGTGGCGTACCGCGCAGCTGGAAGTCGCCGAGGGCTTGGCGCAGGCGGTACGAGAGCAATCCGCGGGCCGCTCCCAGCTGGGCCTGATGAGCTCGGTGCCCGCCATGCACTCGGTCGAGGGGCGCGACTGGGACGCTCTGTTCGGCGCGTTGTCGATCGGGCAACGCGTCACCCAGCGACCACACTTCGCACCGTACTCGGACACTCCCGCACGCGGCCTGTCCTCCGCGCTGTGGTCACTGGAGGCGCAGCGCGTGCTGCGTGCGCCGCACGCTGCCTGCGAGCCGGAGATCGAGAACTGGCCGCACACCTCCTGGTCGAAGTCGGACACCCAGACCTGGTCGGAGATGGTTACCGCTCAACTCTCCGGCGCCGACGCACTGTTGCTGAACGTGCACCCCAGCTCCGCAGAGCGGGCTGAGGAGTTCCCGCGCATCGACGAACTCCTTCGCCGCTCCCGGCCGGCCCTGGACTGGCTCGCCGACCGCCATACGGAACAGGCGGTGCCGATCGGTGTCGGTCTGCCCTGGCGGCCGGACAC
This genomic interval carries:
- a CDS encoding carbohydrate ABC transporter permease → MTSYAPQAKAAGGPGSPISWHTRQRSRTALLFLAPFATLFLCMYLAPIAYTLYQSLFRQKRDGLGLSEPTTTFAGLANYAQAMGDAGFRDSLLRVLLIGAVQVPLMLGTALALALLLDARRTLFKRFFRLAFFLPYALPGVIGALMWSYLVAPELSPISAIASHFGLHLDLTTDGMLAPVVGNMLTWGWTGYNMLIIYAALQAIPAELNEAARMDGCSAFGIAWRIKIPMVRPALVLTTVFSIIGTAQLYNEPSILRSVAPNLSSDYTPIFAAYSSVNSGNFPYAATQSVILALLTLVLSFGFLKFVQRKGADL
- a CDS encoding carbohydrate ABC transporter permease, whose protein sequence is MSIAGTLRRQEHKDAAALPRSTRTAKPVRAKSRWLVLAVMSVAAVYFLLPVWWLLVSATKTNSALTTTNGFWFGDFALADNIRALFGQEGGIYARWLLNTAVYAVGGAAVSTLISSLAGYALAKYAFRGREFSFNVVLAAVLVPQPLLAIPLYLMFSQVHLVNTYWAVLLPSMVSPFGVYLARIYAAASVPDEVIEAGRVDGAGEFRIFATIGMRIMTPALVTIFLFQFVAIWTNYLLPVLMLADDKLQPVTVGIVGWQSQQGIGTSVPYNIIITAALVSVIPLVLLFLTLQRFWRSGLTTGSVK